In a single window of the Prochlorococcus marinus str. AS9601 genome:
- the cobN gene encoding cobaltochelatase subunit CobN: MHRILNIAGNEKNKDDLIEQPAADFIFITSVKADLNLISNLLLEKEFASLKNNIRALEISNLNSSAQIDNYILKTINYAKVVVLRIFGDKGTWNYGIEQLLNWQAVNKKRKLVILSGTIDQEICLCEISSIDKNIALNISRLLRSGGLDNYRKFLNCLNYLVVDEKLIPDDFLNITFYADPYLHDWKNESGEKIGIISYKSLFLANEIEVNEKLNLQLRKCGLSPKTFFISTLKDHIIQKKLIEIFKKENIKLIITTTSFSSSQIKNNELIENSTNIFTSLKIPILQLLSSNRSRKKWLNSSIGMNSSDLLMQIIIPEFDGRITTCPSAFKEIISKKNTLYSEITSYKADQVGIQWISKFATNYVKLQKLNNFDKRICLIISNYPVKNGRIGNGVGLNTPSSIINILNWLKDEGYDLGSCNYPQDSSELMSMLIKTRTNDIESQNNKPLDYLPLSEYLKYWNYLEIDPKNIIVSRWGKPSDAIDLDNKGFSINGVRFGKITLLIQPQRGYDAFTDRDIHSPDLPPPHRYLAQYFWIENVFNANAMCHIGKHGTVEWLPGKSIGLSNKCFPNIICPAIPNIYPFIVNDPGEGSQAKRRTAATIIDHLTPPLDRSELYGKYSILENYLDEYFEAKLLNSNRIEIIENSIFELIKKDFSEITLKNKNNQIEEIDSFLCNIKESQIRTGLHIFGNRQNDINEINLFLCIARVPNTNRIGVIQYIAKHLKLDLNPWTNQYDQMLCEKDKKILLTFSNKNILNFRMAIDFLEQQAKYLIYWFFYKKNTNIKNLEKYKNQKIIDYFFNEKKHNKYFLLLKKEILIPIINSSYNEKLSFINSLKGQYVKSGPSGAPTRGKTETLPTGKNFFSVDSRGLPTESAWSVGCQSASQILDLYKQDNGEDLKNIAISVWATSTMRNGGEDICQILYLLGVQPIWDGPSRRVVDLEIIPLSVLERPRVDVTLRISGMFRDAFPQLVKLTSKAINLVSNLNEDDKFNPLAGASRDGDSINRIFGSAPGSYGAGLQELISNSNWENIDDFGESFLNWSKWIYSDNLEPIEDKKSLENALKNVQLVVHNQDNKEHDILDSDDYYQFHGGLSSAVKKLSGKFPEMYHGDLSKFGLSKISKLQDEINKVVISRVLNPKWINGMKDNGYKGAFEFSATLDYLYAFDASTEVVSDWCYEEVYKSWLCDLDLRNFFIENNPWALRDIAQRFLEIINRKMWNNCSSDVIENLKNIIINTDSIIEKNEF, encoded by the coding sequence ATGCACAGGATATTAAATATAGCAGGAAATGAAAAGAATAAGGATGATTTAATTGAGCAACCAGCTGCAGATTTTATTTTTATAACAAGTGTCAAGGCTGATTTAAATCTTATATCAAACTTATTGTTAGAAAAAGAATTTGCTTCATTAAAAAATAATATAAGAGCTTTAGAAATTTCTAATTTAAATTCCTCTGCTCAAATAGATAACTATATATTAAAAACAATAAATTATGCAAAAGTAGTCGTACTTAGAATATTTGGAGATAAAGGTACATGGAACTATGGAATTGAACAACTTTTAAATTGGCAAGCAGTTAATAAAAAAAGGAAGTTAGTAATACTATCTGGTACGATTGACCAGGAAATTTGCTTATGTGAAATAAGTAGTATAGATAAAAATATTGCATTAAATATTTCCAGATTACTAAGATCTGGAGGACTAGATAATTATAGAAAGTTTCTTAATTGTTTAAATTATTTAGTTGTAGATGAAAAATTAATTCCTGATGATTTTTTGAATATTACTTTTTATGCAGATCCCTATTTACATGATTGGAAAAATGAAAGTGGCGAAAAGATAGGAATAATATCCTATAAATCACTTTTTTTGGCTAATGAAATTGAAGTAAACGAAAAACTTAACTTGCAACTAAGAAAATGCGGATTATCTCCTAAAACATTTTTTATTTCAACACTAAAAGATCATATTATTCAGAAGAAGTTAATAGAAATTTTTAAAAAGGAAAATATTAAACTAATAATTACCACAACTTCATTTTCTTCATCTCAAATCAAAAATAATGAATTAATTGAAAATTCAACAAATATTTTTACTTCTCTTAAAATTCCAATTTTACAGCTTCTTTCTTCTAATAGATCAAGAAAAAAGTGGTTAAATTCATCTATTGGAATGAATTCATCTGATTTATTAATGCAAATAATTATTCCTGAATTTGATGGAAGAATTACTACCTGTCCTTCAGCATTTAAAGAAATAATATCTAAGAAAAATACACTATATAGTGAAATAACTAGTTACAAAGCTGATCAAGTAGGTATTCAATGGATTTCAAAATTTGCAACAAATTATGTGAAACTTCAGAAACTTAATAATTTTGATAAAAGAATTTGTTTAATAATAAGTAATTATCCAGTAAAGAACGGAAGAATCGGTAATGGCGTTGGTCTAAATACACCATCTTCAATAATAAATATTCTTAATTGGTTAAAAGATGAAGGTTATGACCTTGGATCATGTAATTATCCTCAAGATTCTTCGGAATTAATGTCAATGCTTATAAAAACTAGAACTAATGATATTGAATCTCAAAATAATAAACCATTAGATTACTTACCACTTAGTGAATATTTAAAATACTGGAATTATTTAGAAATTGATCCCAAAAATATTATTGTTAGTCGTTGGGGTAAACCATCTGATGCTATCGATCTAGATAATAAAGGTTTCTCAATAAATGGTGTTAGATTTGGAAAAATAACATTATTGATTCAACCTCAACGAGGTTATGACGCTTTCACTGATAGAGATATTCATTCTCCCGATCTTCCACCTCCCCATAGATATTTAGCACAATATTTTTGGATTGAAAATGTTTTTAATGCAAATGCTATGTGCCATATTGGTAAACATGGGACTGTTGAATGGTTACCTGGTAAATCTATAGGTCTCAGCAATAAATGTTTTCCAAATATTATTTGTCCAGCAATACCAAACATATATCCCTTTATCGTAAATGATCCTGGAGAAGGATCCCAAGCTAAAAGAAGAACTGCTGCAACAATTATTGATCATTTAACCCCTCCTTTGGATAGGTCAGAATTATATGGAAAATATTCAATATTAGAAAATTATTTAGACGAATATTTTGAAGCAAAATTATTAAATTCTAATCGGATTGAAATAATAGAAAATTCCATTTTTGAATTAATAAAAAAAGATTTTAGCGAAATTACTTTAAAGAATAAAAATAATCAAATAGAAGAAATTGATTCCTTTCTTTGCAATATTAAAGAATCTCAAATTAGGACAGGTTTGCATATTTTTGGCAATAGGCAGAATGATATTAATGAAATAAATTTATTCTTGTGTATAGCAAGAGTACCAAATACGAACCGAATTGGTGTTATTCAATATATAGCAAAACATTTAAAACTAGATTTGAATCCTTGGACAAATCAATATGATCAAATGTTATGTGAAAAGGATAAAAAAATATTATTGACTTTTTCCAACAAAAACATTTTAAACTTTAGAATGGCTATTGATTTTTTGGAACAACAAGCAAAGTATTTAATATATTGGTTTTTTTACAAAAAGAATACCAATATAAAAAATCTAGAAAAATATAAAAATCAGAAAATAATAGACTATTTCTTTAATGAAAAAAAACATAATAAGTATTTTTTATTATTAAAAAAAGAGATTCTAATTCCAATCATTAATTCTTCATATAATGAGAAATTATCATTTATTAATTCATTAAAGGGACAATATGTAAAAAGTGGTCCCTCTGGAGCCCCTACGAGAGGTAAAACCGAAACTTTACCCACTGGTAAAAATTTCTTTTCAGTTGATTCGAGAGGACTGCCAACTGAATCAGCATGGAGTGTTGGTTGTCAGTCTGCTTCACAAATACTTGATTTATACAAACAAGATAATGGAGAAGATTTAAAAAATATAGCAATATCTGTATGGGCAACATCCACAATGAGAAATGGTGGTGAAGACATTTGTCAAATTCTATATTTATTAGGAGTACAGCCTATTTGGGATGGGCCTTCAAGAAGAGTAGTTGATCTAGAAATCATTCCTTTATCTGTTCTCGAAAGACCAAGGGTTGATGTTACTTTAAGGATTTCGGGAATGTTTAGAGATGCATTTCCACAGTTAGTTAAATTAACATCTAAAGCAATAAATCTTGTTTCAAATCTTAATGAAGATGATAAATTTAACCCTCTCGCTGGGGCATCAAGGGATGGTGATTCAATTAATCGTATATTTGGGTCGGCGCCAGGTTCATATGGAGCTGGTCTGCAAGAACTAATTTCAAATTCTAATTGGGAAAATATTGATGATTTTGGAGAATCTTTTCTTAATTGGAGTAAGTGGATTTACAGTGATAATCTTGAACCTATAGAGGATAAAAAATCATTAGAAAATGCACTTAAAAATGTGCAGTTAGTTGTTCATAACCAAGATAATAAGGAACATGATATTTTAGATTCTGATGATTATTATCAGTTTCATGGTGGATTATCTTCAGCAGTTAAAAAATTGAGCGGTAAATTTCCTGAAATGTATCATGGTGATTTATCAAAATTTGGATTATCCAAAATTTCAAAATTACAAGATGAAATTAATAAAGTTGTTATTTCAAGAGTACTTAACCCTAAATGGATAAATGGAATGAAAGATAATGGTTATAAAGGAGCGTTTGAATTTTCAGCTACACTAGATTACTTATATGCTTTTGATGCTTCTACTGAAGTAGTCTCAGATTGGTGTTATGAGGAAGTTTATAAATCATGGTTATGTGATCTGGATCTTAGGAATTTCTTTATAGAGAATAATCCATGGGCTTTAAGAGATATTGCCCAAAGATTTCTTGAAATTATCAATAGAAAAATGTGGAATAATTGTTCATCAGATGTCATTGAAAATTTAAAGAACATAATTATTAATACTGATTCAATAATTGAAAAAAACGAATTCTGA
- a CDS encoding branched-chain amino acid transaminase, which translates to MHEFLPYAWFEGKCIPFKEAKISIATHALHYGTAAFGGMRAIPNPKNKEEFLLFRTDKHIKRLSQSAKLLLTEISEEYIYKALEEVIKRNKPEKPIYIRPFVYTSDLGIAPRLHNIETNFFIYCIELGDYLSPDGVSCRMSSWSRQEDRSLPLRGKISGAYITSSLAKTEASLSGFDEALLLNSSGKVSEASGMNLFIVRNGDLITPGVDQDILEGITRASVIELAKSFGINVIERPVDKTELLIADEVFLTGTAAKITPVKKIESTELNVERPIMNKLKSKLIEITEGRSQDYDNWVTRISLK; encoded by the coding sequence ATGCATGAATTTCTTCCATACGCCTGGTTCGAAGGTAAATGTATTCCATTTAAAGAAGCAAAAATATCAATAGCTACTCATGCACTACATTACGGTACTGCTGCATTTGGAGGAATGCGAGCGATACCTAACCCAAAAAACAAAGAAGAATTCCTTTTGTTTAGAACTGATAAACATATAAAAAGATTATCTCAAAGTGCAAAATTACTCTTAACTGAAATTTCTGAAGAATATATTTATAAAGCCTTAGAAGAAGTTATAAAAAGAAATAAGCCAGAAAAACCTATTTATATAAGACCATTTGTATATACAAGCGATTTAGGTATAGCGCCAAGGTTACACAATATTGAAACAAATTTCTTTATTTATTGTATTGAACTAGGAGATTATCTATCCCCAGATGGTGTTTCTTGTAGGATGAGTAGTTGGTCAAGACAAGAAGATAGATCTCTCCCCTTAAGAGGAAAAATAAGTGGAGCATATATTACTAGCTCATTAGCCAAAACAGAAGCTAGTTTATCGGGTTTTGATGAAGCCCTGCTATTAAATTCAAGTGGTAAGGTAAGCGAAGCTAGTGGTATGAATTTATTTATTGTAAGGAATGGAGACTTAATCACTCCTGGTGTTGATCAAGATATCCTTGAGGGTATTACTAGAGCTAGTGTAATTGAATTAGCAAAATCATTTGGAATAAATGTAATTGAAAGGCCTGTTGATAAAACAGAATTATTAATAGCAGATGAAGTTTTTCTAACTGGTACAGCAGCAAAAATTACACCAGTTAAAAAAATTGAATCAACTGAATTAAATGTTGAAAGACCAATAATGAATAAATTAAAAAGTAAGCTTATAGAAATAACAGAAGGTCGTTCTCAAGACTATGATAATTGGGTAACAAGAATTTCACTAAAATAA
- the metH gene encoding methionine synthase, which yields MESFRTYLNRDEKPLIIFDGGTGTSFQNLNLTPDDFGGKELEGCNENLVLSSPEVVEKVHNSFLEAGCHVIETNTFGASSIVLDEYDIADKAYEINKNAAFIAKKAAHKYSSVDKPRFVAGSIGPTTKLPTLGHIDFDELKQSYKEQIYGLIDGGVDILLIETCQDVLQIKSALLASKEILESKNIDIPLMVSITMETTGTMLVGSDIASALTILEPFNIDILGLNCATGPEQMKEHIKYLSENSPFAISCIPNAGLPENIGGVAHYRLKPIELKMQLMNFIYDFNVQLIGGCCGTTPEHIKYLSSIIDEIIDIERTHNNGKKNSSGFIPSASSIYNSVPYKQDNSILIVGERLNASGSKKVRELLNNDDWDGLVAIAKQQQKENAHVLDVNVDYVGRDGVKDMKEITSRLVTNINLPLMIDSTDADKMESGLKSAGGKCIINSTNYEDGNERFDQVLNLALGYGSGLVVGTIDEDGMARNSEKKYKIVKRAINRTRECGLSDYELFFDPLALPISTGIEEDRLNAKETISAILKIRENFPDIHIILGISNISFGLSPLSRINLNSIFLDECIKAGLDSAIIAPNKILPLSKISEETKKLCLDLIYDKRKFEDDICIYDPLVELTKAFQDLSIQDFKKASSENKNQTLEESLKNHIIDGEKIGLEDQLNKALKKYKPLEIINTFLLDGMKVVGDLFGSGQMQLPFVLQSAETMKFAVSILEPHMETVDENISNGKLLIATVKGDVHDIGKNLVDIILTNNGYDVINLGIKQDVSAIIDAQKKYNADCIAMSGLLVKSTAFMKDNLEAFNNENISVPVILGGAALTPKFVNEDCSKIYKGKILYGKDAFTDLKFMNEYMDNKKKGNWSNTEGFINNEGININLASSKSNSQAVKKSISINTDTSKFNLKENFIRSKFINEEDPIQAPFLGTKVLNDVDIDLNKLIFYLDTKALFSGQWQIKKGKNQSVDEYNNYLNSYAKPLLDKWLEIIIEKKLISPKAVYGYFRCGRKDNSIFLFDEKSLNKISQFNFPRQKSGNNLCIADFYCDLKNDKPIDIFPMQAVTMGDIASEYSQKLFKEDKYSDYLLFHGLTVQLAEALAEYVHALIRIECGFRSEEPYKNREILAQKYRGARYSFGYPACPKVSDSNIQLSLLDAKRINLTMDESEQLHPEQSTTAIISLHSKAKYFSA from the coding sequence ATGGAATCTTTCAGAACCTATTTAAATAGAGATGAAAAACCATTAATTATTTTTGACGGAGGTACTGGAACATCTTTTCAGAACTTAAATCTTACTCCAGATGACTTTGGAGGAAAAGAATTAGAGGGATGTAATGAAAACCTTGTTTTATCATCGCCAGAGGTAGTTGAGAAGGTTCATAATTCATTTTTAGAAGCAGGTTGTCATGTTATAGAAACTAATACATTTGGTGCCTCATCAATAGTTCTTGATGAATATGATATTGCAGATAAGGCTTATGAGATAAATAAAAATGCAGCATTTATAGCAAAAAAAGCTGCTCACAAATACTCATCAGTTGATAAACCAAGGTTTGTAGCAGGTTCAATTGGGCCAACAACTAAATTACCCACCTTAGGACATATAGATTTTGATGAATTAAAGCAATCATATAAAGAACAAATTTATGGTCTTATAGATGGAGGAGTTGATATTCTTTTGATTGAAACTTGTCAGGATGTTTTACAAATTAAATCTGCCTTATTAGCATCAAAAGAAATTCTCGAAAGTAAAAATATTGATATACCGTTAATGGTATCTATAACAATGGAAACAACAGGTACTATGCTTGTTGGATCTGATATTGCTTCTGCATTAACAATATTAGAGCCATTTAATATAGATATCCTTGGACTTAATTGTGCAACTGGTCCTGAGCAAATGAAGGAACATATTAAATATTTGTCTGAAAATTCTCCCTTCGCTATAAGCTGTATTCCCAATGCAGGTCTTCCTGAAAATATTGGTGGTGTAGCTCACTATAGATTAAAGCCAATAGAATTAAAGATGCAGTTAATGAATTTTATATATGACTTTAATGTTCAATTAATAGGTGGATGTTGTGGGACAACACCTGAACATATAAAATACCTGTCTTCAATAATCGATGAAATTATTGATATTGAAAGGACACACAACAATGGTAAGAAAAATTCAAGTGGTTTTATTCCATCTGCCTCATCAATATATAACTCTGTGCCATATAAACAAGACAATTCAATCTTAATAGTAGGAGAAAGATTAAATGCAAGTGGATCGAAAAAGGTAAGGGAGTTATTAAATAACGACGATTGGGATGGCTTAGTTGCAATTGCCAAACAACAACAAAAAGAAAATGCTCACGTTCTTGATGTAAATGTTGATTATGTAGGCAGAGACGGAGTGAAAGATATGAAAGAAATAACTTCAAGACTAGTTACCAATATAAATTTACCATTAATGATTGACTCTACAGATGCTGACAAAATGGAAAGTGGATTAAAGTCAGCTGGTGGTAAATGTATTATAAATTCAACCAATTACGAAGATGGCAATGAAAGGTTTGATCAAGTTCTAAATTTAGCCTTAGGGTATGGTTCGGGTCTTGTTGTCGGAACAATTGATGAAGATGGAATGGCAAGGAATTCAGAAAAAAAATATAAGATTGTCAAACGAGCGATTAATAGAACAAGAGAATGTGGTTTGTCAGATTATGAGCTATTTTTTGATCCATTAGCTCTGCCAATATCTACAGGGATAGAAGAAGATAGATTAAACGCTAAAGAAACTATTAGTGCTATTTTAAAAATTCGTGAAAATTTCCCAGATATTCATATCATACTTGGGATATCAAACATTAGTTTTGGTCTTTCACCATTATCAAGAATTAATCTAAATTCAATATTTTTAGATGAATGCATTAAAGCAGGATTAGATTCTGCTATCATCGCACCAAATAAAATTTTGCCATTATCAAAAATTTCTGAAGAAACTAAAAAGCTTTGCTTAGATTTGATTTATGATAAAAGAAAATTTGAAGATGATATTTGTATTTATGATCCATTAGTAGAATTAACAAAGGCTTTTCAAGATTTATCTATTCAAGATTTCAAAAAAGCATCTTCAGAAAATAAAAACCAAACTCTTGAGGAAAGTCTGAAAAATCATATTATAGATGGAGAAAAAATAGGATTAGAGGATCAATTAAATAAAGCGTTAAAAAAATATAAACCTCTTGAAATAATTAATACCTTTTTACTAGATGGGATGAAAGTTGTAGGAGATTTATTTGGCTCAGGTCAAATGCAATTGCCATTTGTACTCCAATCCGCCGAAACAATGAAATTTGCTGTTTCAATTTTAGAACCACACATGGAAACTGTAGATGAAAACATATCGAATGGAAAACTCTTAATTGCAACTGTCAAAGGCGATGTACATGATATTGGAAAAAATTTGGTAGATATAATACTTACAAATAATGGTTATGACGTAATAAATCTAGGAATAAAGCAAGATGTTTCAGCAATTATAGATGCACAAAAAAAATACAATGCAGATTGCATAGCTATGAGCGGATTACTTGTTAAATCAACTGCATTTATGAAAGATAATTTAGAGGCCTTTAACAATGAAAATATTAGTGTACCAGTAATATTAGGAGGCGCAGCCTTAACCCCAAAATTTGTAAATGAGGACTGCAGCAAAATATATAAAGGGAAAATATTGTACGGAAAAGATGCGTTCACTGATCTTAAATTCATGAATGAATATATGGATAATAAGAAAAAGGGTAATTGGTCAAATACAGAGGGGTTCATTAACAATGAGGGTATAAATATTAATTTAGCTTCATCAAAATCAAACTCTCAAGCTGTTAAAAAATCAATATCCATAAATACCGATACTTCCAAATTTAATTTAAAAGAAAATTTTATAAGATCTAAATTTATAAATGAAGAAGATCCAATTCAAGCCCCTTTCTTGGGAACGAAAGTCTTGAACGATGTTGATATAGATTTAAATAAGTTAATATTTTATTTAGATACAAAAGCTTTATTTAGCGGGCAATGGCAAATAAAAAAAGGAAAAAACCAAAGCGTAGATGAATACAATAATTATTTAAATTCATATGCTAAACCATTGTTAGATAAATGGTTAGAGATAATTATAGAGAAAAAACTTATATCACCCAAAGCAGTTTATGGATATTTCAGATGCGGGAGAAAAGATAATAGTATTTTCTTATTTGATGAGAAATCATTAAATAAAATTTCCCAATTTAATTTTCCACGACAAAAATCTGGGAATAATTTATGCATAGCTGATTTTTATTGTGATTTGAAAAATGATAAACCGATAGATATATTTCCTATGCAGGCAGTAACCATGGGTGATATTGCTAGCGAATATTCTCAAAAACTATTTAAAGAAGATAAATATAGTGATTATTTGTTGTTCCATGGACTTACAGTGCAATTAGCAGAAGCTCTAGCTGAGTATGTCCATGCATTAATTCGTATTGAATGTGGATTTAGGTCTGAAGAACCATATAAAAATAGAGAAATACTAGCTCAAAAATATAGAGGAGCTAGATATTCTTTTGGTTATCCTGCATGTCCAAAAGTATCTGATTCAAACATACAATTATCATTGTTGGATGCCAAAAGAATAAACTTGACCATGGATGAATCTGAACAACTTCATCCAGAACAAAGTACTACAGCTATCATTTCACTACACTCAAAAGCTAAATATTTCAGCGCTTAA
- a CDS encoding DUF2237 family protein, with protein sequence MTINNQNQLNVLGEEIEICSCAPMTGWFRDGFCNYDKNDGGNHSICCVMDDNFLKYSKSQGNDLITPMPIYSFPGLKDGDHWCICLDRWKQALLDGLAPKVILESTNIVVLESVPLEKLKEYQFNKN encoded by the coding sequence ATGACCATAAATAATCAAAATCAGTTAAATGTCCTTGGAGAAGAAATTGAGATTTGTAGTTGCGCACCTATGACAGGGTGGTTCAGGGATGGATTTTGCAACTATGACAAAAATGATGGAGGGAATCATTCCATATGTTGTGTAATGGATGATAATTTCCTGAAATATAGTAAATCGCAAGGTAATGATTTAATAACTCCCATGCCTATTTATTCCTTCCCAGGACTAAAGGATGGTGATCATTGGTGTATTTGTCTTGATAGGTGGAAGCAAGCATTATTAGACGGTCTTGCACCAAAAGTCATATTAGAATCAACTAATATTGTCGTCTTAGAATCAGTACCTCTGGAAAAATTGAAAGAATATCAATTTAATAAAAATTAA
- a CDS encoding DUF4922 domain-containing protein, translating to MSLEIYWEKALEQTQLSIDDESLYPLKTDIITRDLYEKDDFIIRKLDTSKFNKKKIYGPKQNPFCPWEKILEIDKIGDNHQLILNKYPVQKGHILLITNEWKPQNGWLDIKDWRAIQQVNKDTSGLWFFNSSPIAGASQPHRHFQLLRRSKGEISCPREKWFLEMNSYQDIDSKLKKNIVVSKFNFLENPSCLFEFYLALCKKLGLGNPISDKKPIYPYNILITNKWIAIIKRKKDHIHGFSINGLGFAGYLLVTENSNINYLKKLGPEKLLENFV from the coding sequence ATGAGTTTAGAAATATATTGGGAAAAAGCACTAGAACAAACTCAATTATCAATTGATGATGAATCATTATATCCTCTCAAAACTGATATTATTACAAGAGATTTATATGAAAAAGACGACTTCATAATTAGGAAACTCGATACGTCAAAATTTAATAAAAAAAAAATTTATGGTCCTAAACAAAATCCATTTTGTCCTTGGGAAAAGATACTAGAAATTGATAAAATTGGTGATAATCATCAACTAATATTAAATAAATACCCTGTACAAAAAGGTCATATTTTACTTATTACAAATGAATGGAAACCTCAAAATGGATGGTTAGATATTAAAGATTGGAGAGCGATCCAACAAGTTAATAAAGATACTAGTGGATTATGGTTTTTCAATAGTTCTCCAATTGCGGGAGCAAGTCAACCTCACAGGCATTTTCAACTTCTGCGTAGATCTAAAGGTGAGATATCATGCCCAAGAGAAAAGTGGTTTTTAGAGATGAACTCATATCAAGATATAGATAGTAAGCTTAAAAAAAATATTGTTGTATCCAAATTTAATTTTTTAGAAAATCCATCATGTCTTTTTGAATTTTACTTGGCATTATGCAAGAAATTAGGACTTGGGAACCCTATTAGTGATAAGAAACCGATATATCCTTACAATATTTTAATAACTAATAAATGGATAGCTATTATAAAAAGAAAAAAAGATCATATCCATGGTTTCAGTATTAACGGTTTAGGATTTGCAGGATACTTATTAGTAACTGAAAATTCAAATATTAATTATTTAAAGAAATTAGGCCCTGAAAAACTTTTAGAAAATTTTGTTTAA
- a CDS encoding molecular chaperone DnaJ, which yields MNIPENSNTKRISIDLPEELISRFDQLRKEWGFRARGPVIEKILKELLQEDDLLPKNQQQEIDFNENNNKENLNIDEDTALVLIKSDVKKEVNEISLNKRFKNNNQSKEKTNSNISLPNFVEKKVRNLRRSINSEKLKDNINDIQINTIKETELIKCRIELISHWKTLYGSVPNDHVVEASMDWFERDIWPNLDGTENLTFTWCAANKLMSELCPFWIKKNPSLEIVLLMIGVLEDPFATSDLINRIPTLMRRFISRFKRNNRSNSFETLDSTMSVHGALKLLNLSTSAGSAHTFRKIREAYKSIALETHPDAGGSTDQMRKLNEAYQLLKNLYRK from the coding sequence TTGAATATTCCTGAAAATTCAAATACAAAAAGAATTTCAATTGATTTACCTGAGGAACTAATTTCCAGGTTTGATCAATTACGAAAAGAGTGGGGATTTAGAGCAAGAGGGCCTGTAATAGAAAAGATACTGAAAGAACTTCTTCAAGAAGATGATTTACTACCTAAGAACCAACAGCAAGAAATAGACTTTAACGAGAATAATAATAAAGAAAATTTAAATATTGATGAAGATACTGCATTGGTATTAATTAAATCAGACGTAAAAAAAGAAGTTAATGAGATATCTTTGAATAAAAGATTTAAAAATAACAATCAATCTAAGGAAAAAACCAACTCAAACATAAGCCTTCCCAATTTTGTTGAAAAAAAAGTAAGGAATCTAAGAAGAAGTATTAATAGTGAAAAATTAAAGGATAATATTAATGATATTCAAATTAATACAATTAAAGAAACTGAATTAATAAAATGTCGAATTGAGTTAATTAGTCATTGGAAAACCTTATATGGATCAGTTCCTAATGATCATGTAGTAGAAGCTTCGATGGATTGGTTTGAAAGGGATATATGGCCAAATCTTGATGGAACTGAAAATCTGACCTTTACGTGGTGTGCAGCCAATAAATTAATGTCAGAATTATGCCCATTTTGGATAAAGAAAAATCCATCCCTTGAAATTGTTTTATTAATGATTGGCGTTTTAGAAGACCCTTTTGCTACATCAGACCTGATAAATAGAATACCAACACTTATGAGAAGGTTTATAAGTAGATTTAAGCGAAATAATAGATCAAATTCATTTGAAACTTTGGACTCAACAATGTCAGTACATGGAGCACTTAAATTATTGAATTTATCAACATCCGCAGGATCTGCTCATACGTTCCGTAAAATTAGGGAGGCCTATAAATCAATAGCCTTAGAGACTCATCCAGATGCTGGAGGATCAACAGATCAAATGAGAAAATTAAATGAAGCCTATCAATTGCTAAAAAATCTATATAGAAAATAG